The Xenopus tropicalis strain Nigerian chromosome 2, UCB_Xtro_10.0, whole genome shotgun sequence genome window below encodes:
- the ptrh2 gene encoding peptidyl-tRNA hydrolase 2, mitochondrial isoform X1, protein MDYFTNPGALPLTAGLACGLFLGWSLRGRFGYFRSFSTLATNEVGTEASTMGETGEFKMVLVVRNDLKMGKGKVAAQCSHAAVSAYKQLLKRNPELLKQWEYCGQPKVVLKAPDEDSFVELLSHAKQLGLTVSLIQDAGRTQIAPGSRTVLGVGPGPADLIDKVTGHLKLY, encoded by the coding sequence ATGGATTATTTCACTAACCCTGGGGCTCTTCCACTGACAGCAGGGCTGGCTTGTGGCCTTTTTCTTGGATGGAGCCTACGTGGACGCTTTGGTTATTTCAGAAGCTTTTCGACATTGGCTACAAATGAAGTGGGTACTGAAGCAAGTACTATGGGAGAGACCGGCGAGTTCAAGATGGTGTTAGTTGTCCGCAATGATTTGAAAATGGGAAAAGGAAAGGTGGCTGCACAATGCTCACATGCTGCTGTATCTGCTTACAAACAGCTCTTAAAGAGGAATCCAGAACTACTTAAACAGTGGGAGTACTGTGGGCAACCAAAAGTAGTGTTGAAAGCACCAGACGAAGACTCATTTGTTGAGCTTCTCTCCCATGCTAAACAGCTTGGATTAACGGTTAGCTTAATTCAAGATGCAGGTCGTACTCAAATAGCTCCAGGATCCCGGACTGTTCTTGGTGTAGGACCTGGTCCTGCTGACTTGATTGACAAAGTGACTGGACATTTAAAACTCTACTGA
- the ptrh2 gene encoding peptidyl-tRNA hydrolase 2, mitochondrial (The RefSeq protein has 1 substitution compared to this genomic sequence), producing the protein MDYFTYPGALPLTAGLACGLFLGWSLRGRFGYFRSFSTLATNEVGTEASTMGETGEFKMVLVVRNDLKMGKGKVAAQCSHAAVSAYKQLLKRNPELLKQWEYCGQPKVVLKAPDEDSFVELLSHAKQLGLTVSLIQDAGRTQIAPGSRTVLGVGPGPADLIDKVTGHLKLY; encoded by the coding sequence ATGGATTATTTCACTAACCCTGGGGCTCTTCCACTGACAGCAGGGCTGGCTTGTGGCCTTTTTCTTGGATGGAGCCTACGTGGACGCTTTGGTTATTTCAGAAGCTTTTCGACATTGGCTACAAATGAAGTGGGTACTGAAGCAAGTACTATGGGAGAGACCGGCGAGTTCAAGATGGTGTTAGTTGTCCGCAATGATTTGAAAATGGGAAAAGGAAAGGTGGCTGCACAATGCTCACATGCTGCTGTATCTGCTTACAAACAGCTCTTAAAGAGGAATCCAGAACTACTTAAACAGTGGGAGTACTGTGGGCAACCAAAAGTAGTGTTGAAAGCACCAGACGAAGACTCATTTGTTGAGCTTCTCTCCCATGCTAAACAGCTTGGATTAACGGTTAGCTTAATTCAAGATGCAGGTCGTACTCAAATAGCTCCAGGATCCCGGACTGTTCTTGGTGTAGGACCTGGTCCTGCTGACTTGATTGACAAAGTGACTGGACATTTAAAACTCTACTGA